Genomic DNA from Planktomarina temperata RCA23:
TTCGGTGCACGCACCAGCTGCATCGCGCCATTATCCGCGTACATATGCGACAGTTCGACATCGGCGTAGTCGGCCTGATGCACTTCTGTCACCACATCGCGCCACAAAACGCCTGCTTCCATCACATTGGCTTTTTCCATTGAGCAAACCCGATTGCTGCGGCGGCGGGCCAGCTCAAAGGCCGCGCGCGCGGCGCGTTCAATTTCGGATTCAGTATAGCGGTGGGTGTTGATGCCGACGCGCTCGTTGCCTTCTTTGAAGATGCCGCGTGGCTCGCCAAAATAGCTGCCGGAGGTCAATTCGCGCACGATAACGATATCGAGGCCCGCAACCACATCGCGTTTGAGCGAGGAGAAATCGGCCAGCGCGTCAAAACATTGCGCAGGACGTAGGTTTGCGAAGAGATCCATCTCCTTGCGCAGGCGCAGCAGGCCGCGTTCTGGTTTCAAGGAAAAATCAAGAGTGTCATATTTTGGTCCGCCAACAGCGCCAAGCAATACCGCATCCGCGGCCTGTGCTTTTGCCATTGTGTCATCATGCAAAGGCACGCCGTGCACATCATAGGCCGCGCCGCCAACCAGATCTTCGGACACGTCGAAATGGACGTCCCGATGTTCGGCCAGCCAGGCAATGACTTTGCGCACTTCGGTCATGACTTCAGGTCCAATCCCGTCGCCGGGCAAAATTAGGAGGGAGTGAGTGCTCATGGATAGCCCTTTCGTTTGTGTCAACTTGCTGACTAGCCCCATGGGCCTATGGGGTCAAGGAAGTGAGACATCCTGCCAGACCAATCTGTGCGAATTTCCATGGGGGTCAGGAAAATCCTTGGTTGGCCAATGAACCCTGCCGTCGTGCAAGGCAAAGTCCCGAGAGGGTAGGATATAATTGACCCGCAGATTTCCGGGCCGCGGATCGGGCCAATCCACCGTGTCGAGCTGCGCCGGACCGCGATGCCGCGGGTTGGCAGATGCTTGCCCGCCTGGGCTGGCAGGCGTCGGGTCTTGCAGCTTGGGATGGGCCAGAAGCTGCCGCATCACCTCATTGTGCCCCTCGCCATCAAAAGGATCAAGATTGGTATTGGCCAGCAGCACGAAGGGTGTGGGGAGTTGATCTATCAGGGCGGCGGCATAGGCAATCTCACATGCATTGCGGCGGCCGTTGCGGTCCTCTGGCCCGTCAAAGACTGGTGGGCTGGCGTGAAATGTGAGGAGGGAAATGGGGTGCTGCCGCCAGGTGATCGAGGTCTGCAGCATCGCCACATAGGCCAGCCTTTGCACCTTGGCAATTTCAGGCGGGTCTGTACTTTGCGTTTGCGGCACCTCCGCCCAAAGAACTTGGCTGTGATCTTGGCTATTTTGCACGTCGAATGGCAGGCGCGATAGAAGCAAAAGCCCTCTTTGCCCGGCGAAAATGCCATAGCTTTGCGCATCCCCGGGCCCACCGATCTGCCCATTTCCATCAATATCGACGCCGGTTGCCACCCCGGTGTTGGGCCGTGGTGCCAAAAGATTTTGCATCTCCCAACCCTGCGCTTTGAGCGCCGATTGAAAGGCGCGCGCCGCGCGCAGCTCTGCATCCCAATCAAAGCGTTGCAGCGCCAAAACATCCGGTTTGATTGTGGCTATAAGCCGGAGCGCTGCGCGAATTTGGGATGATTTTCCGTATAGGATGTCGCGGTATAAGAGCCCCGGCGCATTACGCTCAAGCGCGGCGGTGTAGCTGGCCAATCGCAGTGTTTCACTGACGGCTGGCGCAGGGTAGATCAGACATAAAAGGATCAAAAGAGCGAGCGCGCGCATCCAGGCCCGAAACCTGCGCAGATATCGTCGCCGGCGCATCGATGGATGCGACGGGTGGATGAACAAAATGGCATTTGGGTCGAATGTCTGGCTCATGGCGAGCCTGAGTGGAGATCAAAACTCTTAATATTCGATCAATTATTAAGTGAATTACGCGACGTTTTTCAAATCCCCTGTCGCGCGGGGGGGTGTTTTGGCCAGCCGATCTTTGGCTGGCCAAAGCGATCAGACCCAAGGAGCGCTCTGCGCCATTTGCGCTTCAAAGGCGTCGACAGAAGCAATTTTTTCCATCGATAGGCCGATGTCGTCGAGTCCATTAATCAAGCAATGCTTGCGGTGTTGATCCAAATCGAAGGCGATGACCTCGCCATCAGAGGTCTCAATCTGCTGGTTTTCCAGATCAACCACCATGCGCGCATTGCTGCCTTTTTCGGCATCTTTCATCAGAAGTTGCAGCTGGTCTTCAGTGACAAC
This window encodes:
- a CDS encoding endonuclease/exonuclease/phosphatase family protein, producing MSQTFDPNAILFIHPSHPSMRRRRYLRRFRAWMRALALLILLCLIYPAPAVSETLRLASYTAALERNAPGLLYRDILYGKSSQIRAALRLIATIKPDVLALQRFDWDAELRAARAFQSALKAQGWEMQNLLAPRPNTGVATGVDIDGNGQIGGPGDAQSYGIFAGQRGLLLLSRLPFDVQNSQDHSQVLWAEVPQTQSTDPPEIAKVQRLAYVAMLQTSITWRQHPISLLTFHASPPVFDGPEDRNGRRNACEIAYAAALIDQLPTPFVLLANTNLDPFDGEGHNEVMRQLLAHPKLQDPTPASPGGQASANPRHRGPAQLDTVDWPDPRPGNLRVNYILPSRDFALHDGRVHWPTKDFPDPHGNSHRLVWQDVSLP
- the leuB gene encoding 3-isopropylmalate dehydrogenase, which encodes MSTHSLLILPGDGIGPEVMTEVRKVIAWLAEHRDVHFDVSEDLVGGAAYDVHGVPLHDDTMAKAQAADAVLLGAVGGPKYDTLDFSLKPERGLLRLRKEMDLFANLRPAQCFDALADFSSLKRDVVAGLDIVIVRELTSGSYFGEPRGIFKEGNERVGINTHRYTESEIERAARAAFELARRRSNRVCSMEKANVMEAGVLWRDVVTEVHQADYADVELSHMYADNGAMQLVRAPKQFDVILTDNLFGDILSDCAAMLTGSLGMLPSASLGAPMENGRPKALYEPVHGSAPDIAGQGKANPTACVLSFAMALRYSFDLGAEATRIETAVEKVLADGVRTADLLQAEGDTAVSTTQMGDAIVAALTASL